From Cannabis sativa cultivar Pink pepper isolate KNU-18-1 chromosome 8, ASM2916894v1, whole genome shotgun sequence, a single genomic window includes:
- the LOC115704039 gene encoding uncharacterized protein LOC115704039, with amino-acid sequence MAIDKTWVTMRNRKDPAYWEGLQVFMELASKHKDCDGRIFCPCVKCKNTRLHPLNTVEAHMFTKGSESSYERWIYHGEPDEPVEANINVDADEMAGVIEDFFPPIHDDERAGDDEMQRGQYYDDMFEEIEAELYPGCDWISSLNFIAKLMHLKNLGKIPNYIFDELLKLLKFALLKENKIPATHYEAKKKLGKLGFGLESIHVCVNNCCLFHNEHASKYFCPVCGTSRWINEETSGKKEAHKVMRYFPLTPRLKRLYSSRHTSKEMVWHRTGRVRENGVMLHPIDSAAWKDFDSRHPDFARDPRNVRLGLAADGFNPFGNMSLSYSMWPVVLVNYNLPPWMCMKDNNFMLSLLIPGPKSPGKDMDVFLRPLVDELNAL; translated from the coding sequence ATGGCAATCGATAAGACTTGGGTGACCATGAGAAATCGTAAGGATCCAGCTTACTGGGAAGGTCTCCAAGTCTTTATGGAACTTGCGTCTAAACACAAGGATTGTGACGGAAGAATTTTCTGTCCTTGTGTTAAATGCAAGAATACTAGATTGCATCCTTTGAATACTGTGGAGGCACACATGTTTACAAAGGGTTCCGAGAGTAGCTATGAGAGGTGGATTTACCATGGGGAGCCAGATGAACCTGTCGAGGCTAACATCAATGTCGATGCGGATGAGATGGCTGGTGTCATTGAAGATTTCTTCCCTCCTATACATGACGACGAAAGAGCTGGTGATGATGAAATGCAGAGGGGTCAGTATTATGATGACATGTTTGAGGAGATTGAGGCAGAGTTGTATCCTGGTTGCGACTGGATATCCTCCCTCAACTTTATAGCAAAGTTGATGCACTTGAAAAATTTGGGAAAAATACCAAATTATATCTTTGATGAATTGTTGAAGTTGTTGAAGTTTGCATTGCTGAAGGAGAATAAAATTCCTGCAACACACTATGAGGCGAAGAAGAAATTAGGAAAATTAGGATTTGGGTTAGAATCAATCCACGTGTGCGTGAACAATTGTTGTTTGTTTCACAATGAGCATGCCTCGAAATATTTTTGCCCGGTGTGCGGGACCAGTAGATGGATTAATGAGGAGACAAGCGGAAAAAAAGAAGCGCATAAAGTGATGCGCTACTTTCCGTTGACTCCTCGATTGAAAAGATTATACAGTTCAAGACATACATCCAAAGAGATGGTATGGCATCGTACTGGTCGTGTGAGAGAAAATGGTGTTATGCTTCATCCTATTGATTCTGCCGCGTGGAAAGACTTTGACTCCAGACATCCTGATTTTGCAAGAGATCCTCGGAATGTTCGCCTAGGCTTAGCTGCTGATGGATTTAATCCTTTTGGCAACATGAGCCTCTCGTATAGTATGTGGCCTGTAGTGTTGGTGAATTACAATTTGCCACCTTGGATGTGTATGAAGGATAACAATTTCATGTTGAGTCTCCTTATTCCCGGACCGAAGTCACCTGGTAAGGACATGGATGTCTTTTTAAGGCCATTGGTGGACGAGCTAAACGCATTGTGA